In a genomic window of Longimicrobiales bacterium:
- the hypD gene encoding hydrogenase formation protein HypD, which translates to MKYVDEYRDAADAQKMLAAIHQRVTREWTLMEVCGGQTHTLIKFGIDRMLPEQVHIVHGPGCPVCVTPLEMIDRAIAIARMPGVIFTSFGDMLRVPGSETDLLSVKAAGGDVRIVYSPLDAVRIAQQNPGREVVFFAVGFETTAPANAMAVWEAAHRGVHNFSMLVSHVLVPPAMEAILGAATNRVQGFLAAGHVCAIMGYHEYEPIAQKYQVPMVVTGFEPLDLLHGTLMLIDMLEDGRIGVENQYVRAVRREGNTLAQQIVTQVFMAGERKWRGIGEIPASGLSLRPEFAAHDAELRFQVGAITADEPAECISGAIMQGHHKPHECPAFGRRCTPEHPLGAPMVSSEGACAAYYNYGRVLV; encoded by the coding sequence ATGAAATACGTCGACGAGTACCGCGATGCGGCCGACGCGCAGAAGATGCTCGCCGCGATCCACCAGCGCGTCACACGCGAGTGGACGCTCATGGAGGTGTGCGGCGGACAGACGCACACGCTGATCAAGTTCGGCATCGACCGCATGCTGCCGGAGCAGGTGCACATCGTGCACGGCCCGGGCTGCCCGGTGTGTGTCACGCCGCTCGAGATGATCGACCGCGCGATCGCGATCGCGCGCATGCCGGGCGTCATCTTCACGTCGTTCGGAGACATGCTGCGCGTGCCGGGCAGCGAGACGGACCTGCTCAGCGTCAAGGCCGCGGGTGGCGACGTCCGCATCGTGTACTCGCCGCTCGATGCCGTGCGCATCGCGCAGCAGAACCCCGGGCGCGAGGTGGTGTTCTTCGCCGTGGGGTTCGAGACGACAGCGCCCGCGAATGCCATGGCCGTGTGGGAAGCCGCGCACCGCGGTGTCCACAACTTCAGCATGCTGGTCTCGCACGTGCTCGTGCCGCCCGCCATGGAGGCAATCCTCGGTGCCGCGACCAACCGCGTGCAGGGGTTCCTCGCCGCGGGGCACGTCTGCGCGATCATGGGCTACCACGAGTATGAGCCGATCGCGCAGAAGTACCAGGTGCCCATGGTCGTCACGGGGTTCGAGCCGCTCGACCTGCTGCACGGCACGCTGATGCTCATCGACATGCTGGAGGACGGGCGCATCGGCGTGGAGAACCAGTACGTGCGCGCCGTGCGCCGCGAGGGCAACACGCTCGCGCAGCAGATCGTCACGCAGGTGTTCATGGCGGGCGAGCGGAAGTGGCGCGGCATCGGCGAGATCCCCGCGAGCGGGCTGTCGCTGCGCCCCGAGTTCGCCGCACACGACGCCGAGCTGCGCTTCCAGGTCGGCGCGATCACCGCCGATGAGCCTGCGGAGTGCATCTCCGGCGCGATCATGCAGGGCCACCACAAGCCGCACGAGTGCCCCGCCTTTGGCAGGCGCTGCACACCGGAGCACCCGCTCGGCGCACCGATGGTCTCCTCCGAGGGTGCCTGCGCCGCGTACTACAACTACGGGAGGGTGCTCGTATGA
- a CDS encoding HypC/HybG/HupF family hydrogenase formation chaperone, whose translation MCLGVPGRIISIDESPVGMAMARVSFAGIVKEVCLAYTPEASVGDFVVVHVGFAISIIDEEEATRVFAYLESMDELGELAIPQPEAAS comes from the coding sequence GTGTGCCTCGGCGTTCCCGGCAGGATCATCAGCATCGACGAGAGCCCGGTCGGCATGGCCATGGCGCGGGTCAGCTTCGCGGGCATCGTGAAGGAGGTCTGCCTCGCATACACACCGGAGGCGAGCGTCGGCGATTTCGTCGTCGTGCACGTCGGCTTCGCGATCTCGATCATCGACGAGGAGGAGGCCACGCGCGTCTTTGCGTACCTGGAGTCGATGGACGAGCTCGGTGAGCTCGCGATACCCCAGCCGGAGGCGGCATCATGA
- the hypE gene encoding hydrogenase expression/formation protein HypE, which yields MSVETMQLECPLPIVDYPNVVLAHGGGGRLSRTLVEKIFLGAYPNDVLAALHDGAVLDVHGGRVAFSTDSYVIDPPFFPGGDIGSLAVHGTINDLAMCGARPLALSAGFILEEGFPMADLWRIALSMRNAAAAASTPIVTGDTKVVDRGKGDGIFINTTGVGIVPAGIELAPRRARPGDAVLVSGSIATHGIAIMSIREGLEFETALATDSAALHGMVAALLDAIGTDVHVLRDPTRGGVASALCEIADSARVGIRIDEAAIPVLDEVRGACEILGFDPLYVANEGKLIAFVAADRAEQALDALRAHPLGRDAARIGTVTDEHPGHVLQRSRIGGLRAIEMLSGEQLPRIC from the coding sequence ATGAGCGTGGAGACGATGCAGCTCGAGTGCCCGCTGCCGATCGTCGATTACCCGAACGTCGTGCTCGCGCACGGCGGCGGCGGCAGGCTGTCGCGCACACTGGTCGAGAAGATCTTCCTGGGCGCGTACCCGAACGACGTACTCGCCGCGCTGCACGACGGCGCCGTGCTCGACGTGCACGGCGGCCGCGTCGCCTTCTCGACCGATTCCTACGTGATCGATCCGCCCTTCTTCCCGGGCGGCGACATCGGGTCGCTGGCGGTGCACGGCACGATCAACGACCTGGCCATGTGCGGTGCGCGGCCACTGGCGCTGTCCGCCGGGTTCATCCTGGAGGAGGGGTTCCCGATGGCGGACCTGTGGCGCATCGCACTGTCCATGCGCAACGCCGCGGCGGCCGCGAGCACGCCGATCGTCACGGGTGACACCAAGGTCGTCGACCGCGGCAAGGGCGACGGCATCTTCATCAACACGACGGGTGTCGGCATCGTGCCGGCCGGCATCGAGCTCGCGCCGCGCCGCGCCCGGCCGGGCGACGCCGTGCTCGTGAGCGGCTCGATCGCCACCCACGGCATCGCCATCATGTCGATCCGCGAAGGCCTCGAATTCGAGACCGCGCTGGCGACCGACTCTGCGGCGCTGCACGGCATGGTCGCCGCCCTGCTCGATGCGATCGGCACCGATGTGCACGTCCTGCGCGATCCGACGCGTGGCGGCGTCGCATCCGCGCTGTGCGAGATCGCGGACTCGGCCCGCGTCGGGATCCGCATCGACGAGGCTGCGATCCCGGTGCTCGACGAGGTGCGTGGCGCATGCGAGATCCTCGGCTTCGATCCGCTGTACGTCGCCAATGAGGGCAAGCTGATCGCCTTTGTGGCAGCGGATCGTGCCGAGCAGGCACTCGACGCGCTGCGCGCGCATCCGCTCGGCAGGGACGCCGCGCGCATCGGAACGGTGACGGACGAACACCCGGGTCATGTGCTCCAGCGCAGCCGCATCGGCGGGCTGCGCGCGATCGAGATGCTGAGCGGCGAGCAGCTGCCCCGCATCTGCTGA
- the hybB gene encoding Ni/Fe-hydrogenase cytochrome b subunit, producing MAHAAAAPVGGRLMTPSYLVLLGLVGIAAAILAWRFLFGIGSVTALSDAYPWGIWIAFDVVTGTAIACGGYAVAILVYALNRGQYHPLVRSAILTSALGYTIAGLSVVIDLGRYWNLYGLAAVWSWNLNSILLEVALCITLYVFVGWIELAPAFLEGGRAARNPGLRRFSERWLPRMERALPFIIALGILLPTMHQSSLGSLMLLAGPKVHALWSTPLLPLLFLITCIAMGYGGVVLESSVSSRAFGRPSEYRLLAPLGRIAAGLMGLFLVLRVGDLALRGQLGLLLAFDRFTFWFTVEMLLAVASIGVLLQPNIARSNLFRGGMLILLAGTLYRFSVFLIAYQPAPGAVYFPSVGEIMVTVGLVAAEIAAYIFIVRRFPILAALPPKPAQKVARQETPVAHATG from the coding sequence ATGGCACACGCAGCGGCTGCGCCCGTCGGCGGGCGCCTGATGACACCCTCGTACCTGGTCCTGCTCGGCCTCGTCGGCATTGCCGCGGCGATCCTCGCCTGGCGATTCCTGTTCGGGATCGGCTCGGTCACCGCGCTGTCGGACGCGTATCCCTGGGGGATCTGGATCGCGTTCGACGTCGTGACCGGCACAGCGATCGCCTGCGGTGGCTATGCAGTCGCGATCCTCGTCTACGCACTCAACCGCGGGCAGTACCACCCGCTCGTGCGGTCGGCGATCCTGACCAGCGCGCTCGGCTACACGATCGCGGGGCTGAGCGTGGTGATCGACCTCGGCCGCTACTGGAACCTCTACGGCCTCGCTGCCGTGTGGAGCTGGAACCTCAACTCGATCCTGCTCGAGGTCGCGCTCTGCATCACGCTCTACGTGTTCGTCGGATGGATCGAGCTGGCACCCGCGTTCCTCGAGGGCGGACGCGCGGCCCGCAATCCCGGACTGCGCCGTTTCTCCGAGCGCTGGCTGCCACGCATGGAGCGCGCACTGCCGTTCATCATCGCGCTCGGCATCCTGCTGCCGACGATGCACCAGTCGTCGCTCGGCTCGCTGATGCTGCTCGCGGGACCGAAGGTGCACGCGCTCTGGAGCACACCACTGCTGCCCCTGCTCTTCCTGATCACCTGCATCGCGATGGGCTATGGCGGCGTGGTGCTCGAGTCGTCGGTCTCGAGCCGGGCGTTCGGCCGCCCGTCCGAGTACCGGCTGCTGGCCCCATTGGGACGCATTGCCGCCGGATTGATGGGCCTGTTCCTCGTGCTGCGCGTCGGCGACCTCGCATTGCGCGGCCAGCTCGGCCTGCTGCTCGCGTTCGACCGCTTCACGTTCTGGTTCACCGTCGAGATGCTGCTCGCCGTCGCCAGCATCGGTGTGCTGCTGCAGCCGAACATCGCGCGCAGCAACCTGTTCCGCGGCGGCATGCTGATCCTGCTCGCGGGAACTCTCTACCGCTTCTCGGTCTTTCTGATCGCGTACCAGCCGGCTCCGGGCGCGGTGTACTTCCCGTCCGTCGGGGAGATCATGGTCACGGTGGGACTCGTCGCGGCCGAGATCGCGGCCTACATCTTCATCGTCCGGCGCTTCCCGATCCTGGCCGCACTGCCGCCGAAGCCGGCGCAGAAGGTCGCACGGCAGGAGACGCCGGTCGCGCACGCAACGGGATGA
- a CDS encoding hydrogenase maturation protease, with translation MRPAPACGVLGLGNVLMHDDGFGPYAARCFSAAYELHPDVAVTDVGTPGLDLSPYLMVYEAVIVLDTVRLDAPPGSIRIYRKADLVRQPPKERLSPHDPGLGATLMLLELQGSAPQDVVLVGVVPETVDTHLGLSDAVLRSVPDALAAVAEELARLGRPVRQRSEPEAPDLWWLRMETLSHPALSPPIAGR, from the coding sequence ATGAGACCGGCACCGGCCTGCGGCGTTCTCGGCCTCGGCAACGTGCTCATGCATGATGACGGCTTCGGCCCGTACGCGGCCCGCTGCTTCAGCGCCGCGTACGAGCTGCACCCGGATGTCGCCGTAACGGACGTCGGCACACCGGGGCTGGACCTCTCACCATACCTCATGGTCTACGAGGCCGTCATCGTGCTGGACACGGTCCGGCTCGACGCGCCGCCCGGCAGCATCCGGATTTATCGGAAGGCGGACCTGGTGCGGCAGCCGCCGAAGGAGCGGCTGAGCCCGCACGATCCCGGGCTCGGCGCGACGCTCATGCTGCTCGAGCTGCAGGGCAGCGCGCCGCAGGACGTGGTTCTCGTCGGCGTCGTCCCGGAGACGGTGGATACGCACCTCGGTCTGAGCGACGCCGTACTCCGCAGCGTACCGGACGCGCTGGCCGCAGTTGCAGAGGAGCTGGCGCGGCTCGGCCGGCCGGTCCGGCAACGGTCGGAGCCCGAAGCGCCGGACCTCTGGTGGCTGCGCATGGAAACACTGTCTCATCCAGCACTGTCACCCCCGATCGCGGGGAGGTGA
- a CDS encoding nickel-dependent hydrogenase large subunit produces the protein MSQRIVVDPVTRIEGHLRVDVEVDGGAVRNAWSSGTMWRGIELILEGRDPREAWLFTQRICGVCTTVHAIASVRAVENALNLEVPKNAQYIRNLILIAHALHDHIVHFYHLSALDWVDVTSALKADPREAARIADSISEWPHNHWRELSAVRDKVQSVVDSGQLGIFTNGYWGHPAMRLSPEVNLLATAHYLQALEYQRKANQVVAILGSKTPNIQNLAVGGVANAINLDNQATLNMTKLAQVQSLLGEVSQFVHQVYLLDVIAVGAMYPEWLGHGAGVTNYLAVPDLPLDTAGTEFDLPGGTIMNRDLGTYRPITRFDDAYFRDGVTESIAHAWYDGDWTRHPYEEDTVPNYTGFQDDGRYSWVKAPRFNGEPMQVGPLAHVLVGYAAGDPRFRQYVDLALATASSIAGTEVGIGALHSTLGRHLARAIRASVLADLGPKHWQLLLDNIGSGDTATFNEPVFPKGEVRGFGFHEAPRGTLSHWVVIDDGAIRNYQAVVPSTWNAGPRDERNRLGPYEASLIANPVADPERPLEVIRTIHSFDPCIACAIHTQDVEGNEVSRVKVLGS, from the coding sequence ATGAGTCAGCGAATCGTGGTCGACCCCGTGACCCGCATCGAGGGTCACCTGCGCGTCGACGTGGAGGTCGATGGTGGCGCGGTGCGCAATGCGTGGTCCTCGGGGACGATGTGGCGCGGCATCGAGCTGATCCTCGAGGGGCGCGATCCGCGTGAGGCCTGGCTGTTCACGCAGCGCATCTGCGGCGTGTGCACCACCGTGCACGCGATCGCATCGGTGCGCGCTGTGGAGAACGCGCTGAATCTGGAAGTGCCGAAGAATGCGCAGTACATCCGCAACCTGATCCTGATCGCGCACGCGCTGCACGATCACATCGTGCACTTCTATCACCTCTCGGCGCTGGACTGGGTGGATGTCACGTCTGCGTTGAAGGCCGACCCGCGAGAGGCCGCACGCATCGCGGACAGCATTTCGGAGTGGCCGCACAACCACTGGCGCGAGCTGTCCGCCGTGCGCGACAAGGTGCAGTCGGTCGTCGACAGCGGTCAGCTCGGCATCTTCACCAACGGCTACTGGGGGCACCCGGCGATGCGGCTGTCGCCGGAGGTGAACCTGCTGGCCACAGCGCACTACCTGCAGGCGCTCGAGTACCAGCGCAAGGCGAACCAGGTCGTCGCGATCCTGGGCAGCAAGACGCCGAACATCCAGAACCTGGCCGTGGGCGGTGTCGCGAACGCGATCAACCTGGACAACCAGGCGACGCTGAACATGACGAAGCTCGCGCAGGTGCAGAGCCTGCTCGGCGAGGTCTCGCAGTTCGTGCACCAGGTGTATCTGCTGGACGTGATCGCGGTCGGCGCGATGTACCCGGAGTGGCTCGGCCACGGTGCCGGCGTCACCAACTACCTCGCCGTGCCCGACCTGCCGCTCGACACGGCCGGCACGGAGTTCGACCTGCCCGGCGGCACGATCATGAACCGGGACCTCGGCACGTACCGGCCAATCACCCGGTTCGACGATGCCTACTTCCGCGATGGTGTCACCGAGTCCATCGCGCATGCGTGGTACGATGGCGACTGGACGCGGCATCCCTACGAGGAGGATACGGTCCCGAACTACACCGGCTTCCAGGACGACGGCAGGTACTCGTGGGTGAAGGCGCCGCGCTTCAACGGCGAACCCATGCAGGTCGGACCGCTGGCGCACGTGCTCGTCGGCTACGCGGCGGGTGATCCGCGCTTCCGTCAGTACGTGGACCTCGCACTTGCAACTGCGTCATCGATCGCGGGCACGGAGGTCGGTATCGGTGCACTGCACTCGACGCTGGGGCGCCATCTCGCGCGCGCGATCCGCGCCAGTGTGCTGGCTGACCTCGGCCCGAAGCACTGGCAATTGCTGCTCGACAACATCGGGTCGGGCGACACCGCGACGTTCAACGAGCCGGTCTTCCCGAAGGGCGAGGTGCGCGGCTTCGGCTTCCACGAGGCGCCGCGCGGCACGCTGTCCCACTGGGTCGTGATCGACGACGGCGCGATCAGGAACTACCAGGCCGTCGTGCCCTCCACATGGAACGCGGGCCCGCGTGACGAGCGCAACCGGCTCGGCCCCTACGAGGCGTCGCTGATCGCGAATCCGGTGGCCGACCCCGAGCGGCCGCTCGAGGTGATCCGCACGATCCATTCGTTCGACCCGTGCATCGCCTGTGCGATCCACACGCAGGACGTCGAGGGCAACGAGGTCTCGCGCGTGAAGGTGCTCGGCTCATGA
- a CDS encoding hydrogenase small subunit: MVPEMLLRKSAATVVDRRDFLKVCSLAAAAVGLPSQVAASFAQEAQAGRKPSVIWLHFQECTGCTESLLRASHPDIADVIFDFVSLDYHETLFVAAGHQAEAARRQAMADNAGKYVLVVEGAIPTKDNGIYCMIGGQTAVDMLEETAAQAGAIIAIGSCASWGGIPSSGPNPTGAQGAPQVLAGKTVVTIPGCPPNPYNFLGVVLQYATLGSLPALDDKGRPLFAYGRTIHEHCPRRPHFDAGRFAKKFGDEGHRQGWCLYELGCKGPQTFANCSTQAFCDVPDAWPIGIGHPCFGCTEQDIAFKVPLHATIGIPFTTPGAGHAPISAPAGNVGAIATGVAGLVVGGLVGAGVRAAKKMETETQPEPGSNA; encoded by the coding sequence ATGGTTCCGGAGATGCTGCTGCGGAAGTCCGCGGCCACGGTGGTCGACCGCCGTGACTTTCTCAAGGTGTGTTCGCTCGCCGCGGCGGCGGTGGGGCTGCCATCGCAGGTGGCGGCGAGCTTCGCGCAGGAGGCGCAGGCGGGTCGCAAGCCGTCGGTCATCTGGCTGCACTTCCAGGAGTGCACGGGGTGTACGGAGTCGCTGCTGCGCGCGAGCCACCCCGACATCGCCGACGTCATCTTCGACTTCGTGTCCCTCGACTACCACGAAACCCTGTTCGTCGCCGCAGGCCACCAGGCCGAGGCCGCGCGCCGCCAGGCCATGGCGGACAATGCCGGCAAGTACGTGCTCGTGGTCGAAGGCGCGATCCCGACGAAGGACAACGGCATCTACTGCATGATCGGTGGCCAGACGGCCGTGGACATGCTGGAGGAGACTGCCGCGCAGGCCGGCGCGATCATCGCCATCGGCAGCTGTGCATCCTGGGGCGGCATCCCGTCGTCCGGTCCCAACCCGACCGGCGCGCAGGGCGCACCGCAGGTGCTGGCCGGGAAGACCGTGGTCACGATCCCGGGCTGCCCGCCCAACCCGTACAACTTCCTTGGCGTGGTGCTGCAGTACGCGACACTCGGGTCGCTGCCGGCACTCGATGACAAGGGCCGCCCGCTGTTCGCGTACGGCCGCACGATCCACGAGCACTGCCCGCGCCGGCCGCACTTCGATGCGGGCCGTTTCGCGAAGAAGTTCGGTGACGAGGGGCACCGCCAGGGCTGGTGCCTCTACGAGCTCGGCTGCAAGGGGCCGCAGACCTTCGCGAACTGCTCGACCCAGGCGTTCTGTGACGTGCCGGACGCATGGCCGATCGGCATCGGCCACCCGTGCTTCGGATGCACGGAGCAGGACATCGCCTTCAAGGTCCCGCTGCACGCCACCATCGGCATTCCCTTCACGACACCGGGAGCCGGGCATGCGCCCATATCGGCACCTGCCGGGAATGTCGGCGCGATCGCTACCGGCGTTGCCGGACTGGTCGTTGGCGGTCTCGTCGGGGCCGGTGTGCGCGCCGCGAAGAAGATGGAAACGGAGACGCAGCCCGAGCCCGGGAGCAACGCATGA
- a CDS encoding YihY/virulence factor BrkB family protein has protein sequence MLDLLKDTVREFLDDRCTTLAAAISYYTVFALPPLLVLILTVVGLLVDPNEVQGRISQEVGSLIGPDAARMVGTMIEQAGQLQSGPAALIGVVALLFGATGAFMQLQGALNQAWEVPQQKQTGGIKGQVVKRVLSLGMILGVGFLLLVSMVLGAVVTAAGDTLSAFLPEFLSGTMLQVLQTVVSLLLVSALFAAIFEILPDASIAWRDAVVGGVVTGLLFVIGKTLIGVYLGSSDPGSAFGAAGALAAILVWIYYSAIIVLLGAEFTQVWARHHGRGPSQQTTVLEVPPAAASGA, from the coding sequence GTGCTCGACCTGCTGAAGGATACGGTCAGGGAATTCCTGGACGACCGCTGCACGACCCTGGCCGCTGCGATTTCGTACTACACCGTCTTCGCGCTGCCACCACTGCTCGTGCTGATCCTGACCGTGGTCGGTCTGCTCGTCGATCCAAACGAAGTGCAGGGGCGCATCAGCCAGGAGGTCGGCTCGCTGATCGGGCCGGACGCCGCGCGGATGGTGGGCACGATGATCGAACAGGCGGGACAGCTGCAGAGCGGGCCCGCGGCGCTCATCGGCGTGGTCGCGCTGCTCTTCGGCGCGACCGGCGCATTCATGCAGCTGCAGGGTGCTCTGAACCAGGCGTGGGAGGTACCGCAGCAGAAGCAGACAGGCGGCATCAAGGGGCAGGTGGTGAAGCGTGTGCTGTCGCTCGGAATGATCCTCGGCGTCGGCTTCCTGCTCCTGGTTTCCATGGTGCTCGGCGCAGTCGTGACTGCGGCAGGTGATACGCTTTCAGCGTTCCTGCCGGAGTTCCTGTCGGGAACCATGCTGCAGGTGCTTCAGACTGTGGTGAGCCTGCTGCTCGTTTCGGCCCTGTTCGCGGCCATCTTCGAGATCCTGCCGGATGCCAGCATCGCGTGGCGTGACGCGGTCGTGGGTGGCGTGGTCACGGGTCTGCTCTTCGTGATCGGCAAGACACTGATCGGGGTGTACCTCGGCAGCAGCGATCCGGGCAGTGCTTTCGGCGCGGCCGGCGCACTCGCGGCGATCCTCGTGTGGATCTACTACTCGGCGATTATCGTGCTGCTCGGCGCCGAGTTCACGCAGGTGTGGGCGCGCCATCATGGGCGCGGGCCTTCTCAGCAGACGACCGTGCTGGAGGTCCCGCCCGCAGCCGCGTCGGGGGCGTAG
- the hybA gene encoding hydrogenase 2 operon protein HybA: MSLSRRSALKTLAAAGAAVASTVAPAHAREPKQAPADAVGLLYDATLCVGCKACMVACREANGLKPEDPESRWDSPDSLSGNTKNIIKYYSDGEQSSFMKMQCMHCVDPGCVSACMLGAFQKREHGIVTWDGSKCVGCRYCQIGCPYGVPQFEWNAALPKIVKCELCAHRIAEGGIPACVEVCPRQAVIYGTREELLAEAHRRLEAEPERYEAKVYGEFDGGGTQVLYLAPRGVQFASLGLPDLGTRSVPSLPETIQHAVYKGFIAPIALYGVLAVSVWRNRRQPPADDAAAENREA; the protein is encoded by the coding sequence ATGTCGTTGTCCCGTCGTTCCGCGCTCAAGACGCTGGCCGCCGCGGGGGCGGCAGTTGCCTCGACAGTCGCGCCCGCACACGCGCGCGAGCCGAAACAGGCGCCTGCCGACGCCGTCGGCCTGCTCTACGATGCGACGCTGTGCGTCGGCTGCAAGGCATGCATGGTCGCCTGTCGTGAGGCGAACGGTCTGAAGCCGGAGGATCCGGAGAGCCGCTGGGACTCGCCCGACTCGCTCTCCGGCAACACCAAGAACATCATCAAGTACTACAGCGACGGCGAGCAGTCCTCGTTCATGAAGATGCAGTGCATGCACTGCGTCGATCCGGGGTGCGTGTCGGCGTGCATGCTGGGCGCGTTCCAGAAGCGGGAGCACGGCATCGTCACGTGGGACGGCAGCAAGTGCGTCGGCTGCCGGTATTGCCAGATCGGCTGCCCGTACGGCGTGCCGCAGTTCGAGTGGAACGCGGCCCTGCCGAAGATCGTGAAATGCGAGCTGTGCGCGCACCGGATCGCCGAGGGCGGCATTCCGGCGTGCGTGGAGGTCTGCCCGCGCCAGGCCGTGATCTACGGCACGCGCGAGGAGCTGCTCGCCGAGGCGCATCGGCGGCTCGAGGCAGAGCCGGAGCGCTACGAGGCGAAGGTGTACGGCGAGTTCGACGGCGGCGGCACGCAGGTGCTCTACCTGGCGCCACGGGGCGTTCAGTTTGCCAGTCTCGGCCTGCCCGATCTCGGCACACGCTCCGTGCCAAGCCTGCCGGAAACGATTCAGCACGCTGTCTACAAGGGATTCATCGCGCCGATCGCGCTGTACGGTGTGCTCGCCGTTTCGGTGTGGCGCAATCGCCGGCAGCCGCCCGCGGACGACGCCGCCGCAGAGAACCGGGAGGCATGA